One Acidobacteriota bacterium genomic window carries:
- a CDS encoding NarK/NasA family nitrate transporter — translation MSSDRPAGQGSNTALALATVSFTVSFAAWGLVGGLASIFSNLYALTASQTALLVAVPVLLGSLARLPMGMVTDRWGGRFVFAALLVFSSLAALVVPLTDSYATLLVAALLIGMAGSSFSVGAAFVSRWTPPGRQGTALGIYGLGALGQSLAVFVGPVAATRWGWQAGFYATSVLLLVWAMVYVALARNPVGAARPASVGAMVTVLRRSPIAWLLGAFYFLTFGGFVAFSIYLPTLLRVQFGMTPADAGLRAAGFVVLATLMRPVGGWLADRIGGAQVLSWVFGGVAVMALLLISSAMVPFTVGALGCAALLGAGNGAVFKLVPEHFPRDTGTVTGLVGALGGLGGFFPPILLGVFRDQVGVMWPGFVLLSLTALTLRIANARVFRPADVAWARGLPVAARQALERVRAGAWATLMTAGLGAMIVVGSRNLQHFDAALVGYTFATLFATFGITYRYAMWLNRPPTRMYWRRGWQAFFERRSLAGNAVGLVGRTVVEFAANAYIFRRGRLRGLAHWLIMWGCVLAAAITFPLVWGWVHFETVPGNVDMYRTFVFGVPVQDFPVESTLAFVIFHGLVWSSFLVIGGVMLAFRRRMIDHGAVAVQQFGQDILPLLLLFAISITGLMLTASYTWMSGYAYEFLAILHAVTVIVTLLWLPFGKLFHVFQRPAQLGVGFYKDAGRRGEQAQCRRCRQPFASLAMVRDLAIVERELGFRYEMPDGSHYQDVCPTCRRALFGLAQGALWREYLNDRGTREGA, via the coding sequence GTGTCCAGCGACCGGCCCGCGGGGCAGGGCTCGAACACGGCGCTCGCGCTGGCGACCGTGTCGTTCACGGTGTCGTTTGCCGCGTGGGGCCTGGTCGGCGGCCTGGCCTCCATCTTCTCGAACCTCTATGCACTGACGGCATCGCAAACGGCGCTGCTCGTCGCCGTGCCGGTCCTGCTGGGATCGCTGGCCCGTCTGCCCATGGGCATGGTCACCGATCGCTGGGGTGGCCGATTCGTCTTCGCGGCGCTGCTCGTCTTCTCGTCGCTGGCCGCGCTCGTCGTACCGCTGACCGACAGCTACGCGACGTTGCTGGTCGCCGCGCTCCTCATCGGGATGGCGGGATCGTCGTTCTCCGTCGGCGCGGCGTTCGTGTCACGATGGACGCCACCCGGCCGGCAGGGAACCGCACTCGGCATCTACGGACTGGGCGCGCTGGGGCAGTCGCTGGCCGTCTTCGTCGGTCCCGTGGCGGCGACGCGCTGGGGCTGGCAGGCGGGGTTCTACGCGACGAGCGTCCTCCTGCTGGTGTGGGCGATGGTCTACGTTGCGCTCGCGCGCAATCCCGTCGGCGCCGCGCGGCCCGCCAGTGTGGGAGCGATGGTGACGGTGTTGCGCCGCTCTCCGATCGCGTGGCTGCTCGGCGCCTTCTACTTTCTGACGTTCGGCGGCTTTGTCGCCTTCTCGATCTACCTGCCGACGCTGCTGCGCGTGCAGTTCGGCATGACGCCTGCCGACGCCGGCTTGCGTGCGGCGGGCTTTGTCGTGCTGGCGACGCTGATGCGACCCGTGGGCGGCTGGCTGGCCGATCGCATCGGCGGGGCGCAGGTGTTGTCATGGGTGTTCGGCGGCGTGGCGGTGATGGCGCTCCTGCTGATCTCGTCGGCGATGGTGCCCTTCACGGTCGGCGCGCTCGGCTGCGCGGCGCTGCTCGGCGCCGGCAACGGTGCCGTCTTCAAGCTCGTGCCCGAACACTTTCCCAGGGATACGGGCACGGTCACCGGCCTGGTTGGTGCGCTCGGCGGCCTCGGCGGTTTCTTCCCACCGATCCTCCTTGGCGTCTTCCGCGATCAGGTGGGCGTGATGTGGCCGGGGTTCGTGCTGCTCTCGCTCACGGCGCTCACGCTGCGCATCGCCAACGCCCGGGTCTTCCGCCCCGCTGACGTCGCATGGGCGCGCGGACTGCCCGTCGCGGCGCGCCAGGCGCTGGAGCGTGTCAGGGCGGGTGCGTGGGCCACGCTCATGACGGCGGGGCTCGGGGCGATGATCGTGGTCGGCTCGCGGAACCTGCAACACTTCGACGCGGCACTCGTCGGTTACACGTTCGCCACGCTGTTTGCCACGTTCGGGATCACCTATCGCTACGCAATGTGGCTCAATCGGCCGCCGACCCGCATGTACTGGCGGCGCGGGTGGCAGGCGTTCTTCGAGCGTCGGTCGCTCGCCGGCAATGCCGTCGGACTCGTCGGGCGCACGGTGGTCGAGTTCGCGGCCAACGCCTACATCTTCCGGCGCGGCCGGCTGCGCGGGCTGGCGCACTGGCTGATCATGTGGGGCTGCGTGCTCGCGGCGGCGATCACGTTCCCGCTCGTCTGGGGCTGGGTCCACTTCGAGACCGTGCCCGGCAATGTGGACATGTATCGCACGTTCGTCTTCGGCGTGCCGGTCCAGGACTTCCCCGTGGAGTCGACGCTCGCGTTCGTGATCTTCCACGGGCTCGTGTGGTCGTCGTTCCTGGTCATCGGTGGCGTGATGCTGGCGTTCAGGCGGCGCATGATCGATCACGGTGCCGTGGCCGTGCAGCAGTTCGGCCAGGACATCCTGCCGCTTCTGTTGCTGTTCGCGATCAGCATCACGGGGCTGATGCTCACTGCCAGTTACACGTGGATGAGCGGGTACGCGTACGAGTTCCTCGCCATCCTCCACGCCGTAACGGTGATCGTCACGCTGCTGTGGCTGCCGTTCGGCAAACTGTTCCACGTCTTCCAGCGCCCCGCGCAGCTCGGGGTCGGCTTCTACAAGGACGCCGGCCGTCGCGGCGAGCAGGCGCAGTGCCGGCGATGCCGGCAGCCCTTCGCGTCGCTGGCCATGGTGCGCGATCTCGCCATCGTCGAACGCGAACTCGGGTTCCGTTACGAGATGCCCGACGGGTCGCATTATCAGGACGTCTGTCCGACGTGTCGCCGGGCGCTCTTCGGCCTGGCACAGGGTGCGCTGTGGCGCGAGTATCTCAACGACCGCGGGACGCGGGAAGGAGCGTAG
- a CDS encoding molybdopterin oxidoreductase family protein, whose product MAEIPVDPLQIISGFGPHVSSMTGARLSTSLEPDRTVKTHCCFCGQQCGIQLKVRDNQVIGFEPWEEFPFNRGMLCPKGVKRYLQGSHPDRLTTALRRDPSSSTGFSPMPYTEAIQRVAAEVGRIQAEYGPGAVAVLGGASLTTEKTYLLGKFARVCLKTPFIDYNGRLCMVSAGAANKKAFGIDRVTSPWADMIGTEVIWVAGSNVAECSPITTNYLWQAREQGARIIIQDPRITPVARTCDLYLPVKPGRDAALFAGVLQIMIERDWLDHEFIAAHTTGFDDVAAYCRDWTLARTADVTGVPQRALLQAAEWWGTATSSFLLHARGIEHHSNGVQNALGAINLVLASGRIGTSQSGYGTIVGQANGQGGREHGQKCDQLPGWRDISNPDHRRYIAGVWGIDEAALPGPGVDAYELFRKIDRGEIKGLLSICFNPKVSLPDNAFVTRCLEKLEFYSAIDFFLNDTAWHADVVLPGSLHEEDEGTVTQVEGRIIRINKAVDCPGDAREDWRIIQDIAAALGRPHGFTFADPREIFEELRVASRGGVADYSGVTYEKIDRQFGVFWPCYSEDPQTGQPIDHPGTPRLFERGSYNPVARGAGPFYFPDGRARFNVADYREPVDDAGGEFPIHLTTGRVISQFLSGAQTRRIGPLVRQYPEPRIEMHPRLATRLGIADGDWATAETRRGAITLRAQVVTTIRPDTIFIPYHWPGRKSANQLTVAAQDPISKIPQYKVCGCRVRRADGPPDYASTLEPQQ is encoded by the coding sequence ATGGCGGAGATTCCTGTCGATCCTCTGCAGATCATCAGCGGCTTCGGCCCGCACGTGTCGTCGATGACCGGTGCCCGGTTGTCGACCAGTCTCGAGCCTGACCGGACCGTCAAGACGCATTGCTGCTTCTGCGGACAGCAATGCGGCATCCAGTTGAAGGTGCGCGACAACCAGGTGATCGGGTTCGAGCCGTGGGAGGAGTTCCCGTTCAATCGCGGAATGCTGTGCCCGAAAGGCGTCAAGCGCTACCTGCAGGGTTCGCATCCCGATCGCCTGACCACGGCGCTGCGCCGCGACCCCTCGTCGAGCACGGGTTTCAGTCCGATGCCGTACACGGAGGCCATCCAGCGCGTGGCGGCGGAGGTCGGCCGGATTCAGGCCGAGTACGGGCCCGGGGCCGTGGCTGTGCTCGGCGGCGCGAGTCTCACCACCGAGAAGACGTATCTGCTCGGCAAGTTCGCACGCGTGTGCCTGAAGACGCCGTTCATCGACTACAACGGCCGGCTGTGCATGGTGAGCGCCGGGGCCGCGAACAAGAAGGCCTTCGGCATCGATCGCGTCACGAGTCCGTGGGCCGACATGATCGGCACCGAGGTGATCTGGGTGGCCGGCTCGAACGTGGCCGAGTGCTCGCCGATCACCACGAACTACCTGTGGCAGGCGCGCGAGCAGGGTGCGCGCATCATCATCCAGGATCCGCGCATCACGCCGGTGGCACGCACGTGCGACCTCTACCTGCCCGTCAAGCCGGGGCGTGATGCGGCGCTCTTTGCCGGCGTGCTGCAGATCATGATCGAGCGCGACTGGCTCGATCACGAGTTCATCGCCGCGCACACGACAGGCTTCGACGATGTGGCGGCCTATTGTCGCGACTGGACGCTGGCGCGCACGGCCGATGTGACGGGCGTCCCGCAGCGCGCGCTGCTGCAGGCCGCCGAGTGGTGGGGCACCGCCACGAGCAGCTTCCTGCTCCACGCCCGCGGCATCGAGCATCACTCCAACGGCGTGCAGAACGCGCTCGGCGCGATCAACCTGGTGCTCGCATCCGGACGCATCGGCACGTCACAGAGCGGCTACGGCACCATCGTCGGGCAGGCCAACGGCCAGGGCGGGCGCGAGCACGGTCAGAAGTGCGATCAGCTTCCCGGCTGGCGCGACATCAGCAATCCGGATCATCGTCGCTACATCGCCGGTGTCTGGGGCATCGACGAGGCGGCCCTGCCAGGACCAGGTGTCGACGCCTATGAGTTGTTCCGGAAGATCGATCGCGGCGAGATCAAGGGACTGTTGTCGATCTGTTTCAACCCGAAAGTCTCGCTGCCCGACAACGCGTTCGTCACGCGATGCCTCGAGAAGCTCGAGTTCTACAGCGCGATCGACTTCTTCCTGAACGACACCGCCTGGCATGCCGACGTGGTCCTGCCCGGCAGTCTCCACGAGGAGGATGAAGGCACCGTCACGCAGGTCGAGGGGCGGATCATCAGGATCAACAAGGCTGTCGACTGCCCGGGTGACGCGCGTGAGGACTGGCGCATCATCCAGGACATCGCCGCCGCGCTCGGCCGGCCGCACGGCTTCACGTTCGCCGACCCGCGCGAGATCTTCGAGGAACTGCGCGTTGCCAGCCGGGGCGGGGTTGCCGACTATTCAGGCGTGACGTACGAGAAGATCGACAGGCAGTTCGGCGTGTTCTGGCCGTGCTACAGCGAGGACCCGCAGACCGGACAGCCGATCGATCACCCGGGGACGCCGCGCCTGTTCGAGCGCGGCAGCTACAACCCCGTGGCCAGGGGCGCCGGACCGTTCTATTTCCCCGACGGCCGCGCGCGCTTCAACGTCGCCGACTATCGTGAACCCGTCGACGATGCCGGCGGTGAATTCCCCATTCATCTGACGACAGGACGCGTGATCAGTCAGTTCCTGTCTGGCGCGCAAACGCGGCGGATCGGACCGCTGGTGCGCCAGTACCCCGAGCCGCGCATCGAGATGCACCCGCGACTGGCGACCAGACTCGGCATCGCCGATGGCGACTGGGCCACGGCAGAGACGCGCCGCGGTGCGATCACGCTGCGTGCGCAGGTCGTGACAAC